The proteins below are encoded in one region of Rhododendron vialii isolate Sample 1 chromosome 7a, ASM3025357v1:
- the LOC131333155 gene encoding tubulin-folding cofactor A-like, with product MKGMRKAERIKNWLAENIPPGPKFVEYMAPSTVSDVRYVRFHLRREDIGVLVFFEDWGVEELSMIDELGGSLDVPVVRRSSLEHPPTEHYMINRDRIRNLKIRLSTCKRIIEELNSYDKEVEREAVKTIVIENKGSDPQDLLQQKAVLARSKMVVADCHKRLEAALTDLKGTLAELLQSGWSGQEIGQARSTISEADTLLSTDET from the exons ATGAAGGGGATGAGGAAGGCTGAGAGGATCAAGAACTGGTTAGCCGAAAATATCCCTCCGGGCCCAAAATTTGTGGAATATATGGCACCATCAACCGTCTCTGATGTAAGATATGTTAGATTTCATCTCCGCAGAGAAGATATCGGAGTATTGGTGTTCTTTGAGGATTGGGGGGTTGAGGAATTGTCTATGATTGATGAACTTGGAGGTTCGCTGGACGTCCCTGTGGTGAGGAGATCAAGTTTAGAGCACCCACCCACAGAGCACT ACATGATTAATAGGGATAGAATTAGGAATTTGAAAATCAGGTTGTCTACTTGCAAACGTATTATCGAGGAGCTAAATTCCTATGATAAGGAAGTTGAGAGAGAAGCTGTAAAAACTATTGTCATTGAGAACAAAGGAAGTGATCCTCAAGACCTTTTACAGCAG AAAGCTGTGCTGGCTAGATCGAAGATGGTGGTTGCTGATTGTCACAAACGTCTGGAGGCTGCATTAACTGACCTGAAAGGAACCTTG GCTGAGTTGCTGCAGTCAGGTTGGAGTGGACAAGAAATAGGTCAAGCTCGAAGCACCATTTCTGAGGCTGACACGCTATTATCGACGGATGAAACTTGA
- the LOC131333873 gene encoding F-box/FBD/LRR-repeat protein At1g13570-like, with protein sequence MKACVNRSCARTRKEDTGIGELPDEILVLILSRLTVNEAARTSVLSHRWEHLWKYSTSSFDLRAPEVGFGWEGGSGSHLSRFSGKSNYVNWVNRVLGSHRGQTLDEFRVFFKLGKNYEEMISSWINFAIKKQVRVLELDLGFGRDNHHFTFPSWSHLGFSSFKNLSALYLSRIDITDQVIADILSNCPLLEELSVRYCSTLVDVQVNAGPNSILSLKHFEIFRCGPLKSIEISAVNLISFKFIGAMISLSIKNAPILAQLEIGGDYCYGLISDLGGLLLVHPCQLERLVLDLNCMTPVDAMKVFLRGFVQFCRVKYLELRVRLREQDEHSILFLTVMIEACPYLQIFRLEVTNYAMRRFLYEERSKDLPDLWRRISQRKPTMEDIRSFRAMDSNFPLPSRHHHNQNFLYQCLETVELVGFSGHPAELELAIYLLENAALRLQRITIDPHLQHFASGFMLAEKVLAARESVKQLETKLPSTAKLVIL encoded by the coding sequence ATGAAGGCTTGTGTTAATCGGTCTTGTGCACGGACACGAAAGGAGGACACTGGAATTGGTGAATTGCCTGACGAAATTCTTGTCCTCATTCTGTCCCGCTTGACAGTTAATGAAGCGGCCAGAACTAGTGTCCTCTCTCATAGATGGGAACATCTCTGGAAATATTCCACCAGTAGTTTTGATTTAAGGGCTCCAGAAGTTGGGTTTGGGTGGGAGGGTGGTTCTGGGTCGCATCTTTCTCGTTTTAGTGGAAAGTCCAATTACGTGAATTGGGTGAACCGTGTATTGGGATCACATAGGGGCCAGACTCTGGATGAGTTTAGGGTCTTCTTTAAACTGGGAAAAAATTACGAGGAGATGATCAGCTCGTGGATTAACTTTGCAATCAAAAAGCAAGTCCGGGTACTGGAGTTGGATTTGGGATTTGGGCGGGACAATCATCATTTCACCTTCCCATCGTGGTCTCATCTTGGTTTTTCCAGCTTTAAAAACCTATCAGCCCTCTATTTGTCGCGCATAGATATAACTGACCAAGTCATTGCTGATATTTTATCCAACTGCCCACTGCTTGAAGAACTATCAGTGCGTTACTGTTCTACTCTTGTTGATGTACAAGTCAACGCAGGGCCCAATTCCATCCTCAGTTTAAAGCACTTTGAGATTTTCCGGTGTGGACCACTAAAAAGCATTGAGATCTCAGCTGTAAATCTCATCTCATTCAAATTTATAGGTGCAATGATTTCCTTGTCTATCAAGAATGCTCCTATTCTTGCTCAGCTGGAGATTGGGGGAGACTATTGTTATGGTCTCATTTCTGACCTTGGTGGGCTTCTGTTAGTCCACCCTTGCCAATTAGAGAGGCTTGTTTTGGACCTCAACTGCATGACACCGGTGGATGCTATGAAGGTGTTTCTCAGAGGATTTGTTCAGTTCTGTAGAGTCAAGTATTTGGAATTGCGAGTGAGACTTAGGGAGCAGGATGAGCATAGCATCCTATTCCTCACTGTCATGATAGAGGCGTGCCCTTACTTGCAGATATTTAGGCTAGAGGTGACTAACTATGCGATGCGCCGTTTTCTATATGAAGAGCGCTCCAAAGATTTGCCTGATTTGTGGAGAAGGATTTCACAAAGAAAGCCGACGATGGAAGATATAAGGTCTTTTAGGGCGATGGACTCAAACTTTCCACTGCCTTCAAGACACCACCACAACCAGAATTTTTTGTATCAGTGCCTTGAGACGGTGGAATTAGTTGGCTTTTCTGGGCATCCAGCTGAGCTTGAGCTTGCCATATACTTGTTAGAAAATGCTGCTTTGCGCCTCCAAAGAATAACTATTGATCCTCACCTCCAGCATTTTGCCAGTGGTTTTATGCTTGCAGAAAAAGTGCTAGCTGCTAGAGAAAGTGTGAAGCAATTGGAAACAAAACTACCTTCAACAGCTAAATTAGTGATACTTTAA